A genomic segment from Vicia villosa cultivar HV-30 ecotype Madison, WI unplaced genomic scaffold, Vvil1.0 ctg.001323F_1_1, whole genome shotgun sequence encodes:
- the LOC131634623 gene encoding zinc finger BED domain-containing protein RICESLEEPER 1-like yields MSFQDSSLTPPTMVDDLIDIELLLGDIGEEETADEGNLEIGEMMDMEVPVPSDTTTQTNPTDNITTQTPTQNTTNTNTDASTPQDAQAQSSQSQRNADGRAPRPKKSDVHSEMVLIVDPDGIKKWKCRWCGKLYTYDAKWKSTSNGKKHLDACIQRRLRLKGNNEKEFAQSRLNIGDNTPSLATWTYNHARVREIAAHMILGHEFPFSVMEGVIFNEFLKEIYPWYKKITRQQVKFDCETFYEAERIKMKRSMDLINRVSLTTDLWWSGEQRIDYMTVTGHFIDSKWQLHKRVLSFKNVPPPHSGEVLCRELIKVMDDWGIRDKVASISVDNASANDNCIARLKRDYSGRRNLPLDGKLFHVRCCAHILNLLVQDGLDMIKVSVDKIRNGVKYLLNSETRCKSFKKIVDELQLEGRMQVLDTKTRWNSTWLMLSTAYHYREVWPRYAEENGAFLSFLPDANDWEDVHDICKFLEVFADVTSIISGTSYPTANLFLSELYRVKVLLDNPSRISHNPQLQALASEMKLKYDKYWSESNTLISIGAVLDPRYKMIFIKWVYPFLYPNPTQSDTYQQQLSENLSTLFQLYQDSYGINDETTPTAASESPKVGSTSGLGRRNFEMFLETVVGNNSKTDLELYFEEPPLKVPPNAKFDVLTWGMGNEAKHHVLSKLAKDILTVPVTTVASEATFSAGKRIIDPKRSSMKTKTVEMVVCGGDWVKEKYGIKKWCTSSILEEPQDEPLTYHFGEDLGVSSTAAAT; encoded by the exons ATGTCGTTTCAAGATTCATCATTGACTCCTCCAACAATGGTGGATGATCTTATTGATATTGAGTTGTTGCTTGGTGACATCGGGGAAGAGGAGACAGCGGATGAAGGTAATTTAGAGATTGGTGAGATGATGGATATGGAGGTTCCAGTTCCGAGTGATACAACTACTCAAACCAACCCCACTGATAATATTACTACTCAGACCCCCACTCAAAATACTACAAACACAAACACTGATGCTTCAACCCCTCAAGATGCCCAAGCTCAGAGTTCCCAGAGTCAGAGAAATGCTGATGGTAGAGCTCCTCGTCCCAAAAAATCTGATGTTCATTCTGAAATGGTGCTGATTGTAGATCCAGATGGCATTAAGAAGTGGAAGTGCAGATGGTGTGGAAAGCTTTACACATATGATGCAAAGTGGAAGAGTACCTCTAATGGTAAGAAACATTTAGATGCTTGTATTCAGAGAAGGTTAAGGTTGAAAGGAAATAATGAGAAAGAGTTTGCTCAGTCTAGATTAAACATAGGTGATAATACTCCTAGTTTAGCTACTTGGACATATAATCATGCTAGGGTTAGAGAAATTGCAGCACACATGATTCTAGGTCATGAATTTCCTTTTTCTGTTATGGAAGGTGTTATTTTTAATGAGTTTCTAAAAGAGATTTATCCATGGTACAAAAAGATTACTAGGCAACAGGTTAAGTTTGATTGTGAAACATTTTATGAGGCTGAGAGAATTAAAATGAAAAGGTCTATGGATTTGATTAATAGGGTCAGTCTCACCACTGACTTGTGGTGGTCTGGTGAACAGAGGATAGACTATATGACTGTGACTGGTCATTTCATTGATTCAAAATGGCAGCTTCATAAAAGAGttttatcttttaagaatgtgCCACCACCACATTCTGGAGAGGTTTTGTGCAGGGAACTGATAAAGGTAATGGATGATTGGGGAATAAGGGATAAGGTAGCATCTATATCTGTTGATAATGCCAGTGCCAATGATAATTGCATTGCTAGGTTGAAGAGGGATTATTCTGGTAGGAGAAATTTACCCTTAGATGGTAAGTTATTTCATGTAAGGTGTTGTGCACACATCTTAAATTTGTTGGTGCAGGATGGGCTTGATATGATTAAGGTGTCTGTTGATAAGATAAGAAATGGTGTCAAATACTTGCTCAATTCTGAAACAAGATGCAAATCATTCAAAAAGATTGTTGATGAGTTGCAACTTGAAGGCAGAATGCAAGTGTTGGATACAAAGACTAGGTGGAACTCAACTTGGTTGATGTTGTCTACTGCATACCATTACAGAGAAGTGTGGCCTAGATATGCTGAGGAAAATGGTGCATTTCTCAGTTTTTTACCTGATGCAAATGATTGGGAAGATGTTCATGATATTTGCAAGTTTTTGGAGGTTTTTGCTGATGTGACATCAATTATTAGTGGCACATCTTACCCTACTGCTAATCTGTTTTTGTCTGAGCTTTACAGAGTGAAGGTTTTACTTGATAATCCTTCAAGAATCTCACATAATCCTCAGTTGCAGGCCCTTGCTAGTGAAATGAAGTTGAAATATGACAAGTATTGGTCAGAGTCTAATACATTGATTTCGATTGGTGCAGTTCTTGATCCAAG GTATAAGATGATCTTCATCAAATGGGTATACCCCTTTTTGTATCCAAATCCCACTCAATCGGATACATATCAACAACAGTTGTCTGAAAATTTAAGTACCCTCTTCCAATTGTATCAAGATTCCTATGGAATCAATGATGAAACTACCCCTACTGCTGCATCTGAATCTCCAAAAGTAGGATCTACTTCTGGATTGGGAAGGAGGAACTTTGAAATGTTTTTAGAAACTGTTGTGGGTAATAATTCCAAAACTGACCTTGAATTATATTTTGAGGAGCCTCCTTTGAAAGTTCCCCCTAATGCTAAATTTGATGTTTTAACTTGGGGGATGGGAAATGAGGCCAAACATCATGTTCTTAGTAAATTGGCAAAGGATATCCTAACTGTTCCAGTTACTACTGTTGCTTCAGAAGCAACTTTTAGTGCTGGGAAAAGGATTATTGATCCGAAAAGATCTTCTATGAAAACTAAGACAGTTGAAATGGTGGTTTGTGGAGGTGATTGGGTGAAGGAGAAATATGGAATAAAGAAATGGTGCACTTCTTCTATT CTTGAGGAACCACAAGATGAACCTTTGACATATCATTTTGGTGAAGATTTGGGTGTTTCATCTACTGCTGCTGCAACTTGA
- the LOC131634614 gene encoding oil body-associated protein 2A-like, translated as MASTDKSPEPTPAKGSDPTPPGEAMTIGQHVVDKSAMMVQSFKPINQMSCHVCTFAIYSHDMSRQIETHHYCTRLTNKFLQCAVYDSDDSNKGRLIGVEYIISDDIFETLPPEEQKLWHSHAYEIKSALWVNPRVPEMAAMSELENLAKTYGKFWCTWQVDRGDRLPLGAPALMMSPQAVSPGLVRPGLVHERDDKYNISTESIKKSRVEIPEPEMINPLADYWKQHGKGFVIDFEETGMKKRAPFP; from the exons ATGGCATCCACCGACAAGTCACCGGAACCAACACCAGCAAAGGGTTCAGATCCAACTCCCCCCGGCGAGGCAATGACTATAGGACAACAcgttgtggacaagagtgcaatgATGGTTCAGAGTTTCAAACCCATAAACCAGATGAGTTGTCATGTGTGTACCTTTGCAATCTACAGCCATGACATGTCTCGTCAGATTGAAACTCATCACTACTGTACCCGTCTCACCAACAAGTTCCTTCAGTGTGCTGTTTATGATTCTGATGACTCTAATAAAGGTCGTCTCATAGGTGTTGAGTATATCATTTCTGATGATATCTTTGAAACTCTTCCTCCTGAGGAACAGAAGCTTTGGCATTCTCATGCTTATGAG ATAAAATCAGCTTTGTGGGTGAATCCTAGAGTTCCAGAGATGGCTGCGATGTCTGAGCTTGAAAATCTTGCCAAAACTTATGGAAAATTCTGGTGTACATGGCAGGTTGACCGAG GGGATAGGCTTCCACTGGGAGCACCAGCCTTGATGATGTCACCACAGGCAGTGAGTCCAGGGTTGGTGAGACCAGGTCTGGTGCATGAGAGGGATGACAAGTATAATATATCTACAGAAAGCATCAAAAAGTCGAGGGTTGAGATTCCGGAGCCAGAGATGATTAATCCATTGGCTGACTATTGGAAGCAACATGGCAAAGGTTTTGTCATTGACTTTGAAGAAACTGGGATGAAGAAAAGGGCTCCTTTTCCTTGA